Proteins encoded within one genomic window of Triticum aestivum cultivar Chinese Spring chromosome 2D, IWGSC CS RefSeq v2.1, whole genome shotgun sequence:
- the LOC123051217 gene encoding uncharacterized protein has protein sequence MAELASGAVSSLLGLLRNEALLLSRVGSDSEFIKEEMESMHSFLEHLSRTVPPAGGGGHDEQVRTWMKQVRDLAHDCSNCIDLYLRRGDPAVYRARAGRWRYLWWASWLVQRMVAQHNAAIRLRELKERARDVGNRRLRYGVEIPRKEAAASLPPSSSQAAATEYKEEDDYQIQVADGSDPHQRALEPRLVEEYCAEKLANWQELQAKTNNCISMASITIVAPDDTKGAGTVAHDSLRFAANNFERTIWVNLSALHFPWDLPLLPREILSYILHECGQQEVTGGQSEVNNPREGYNYKAGLEFEMWKMVNNGEIRDKIDQIRNKVREVGKGEIGGVDRGKVEENKCLGIFHHALRLVLNTPVQPLSSEGTIEETASLLKDHMETGESKTQIHLDNSQYEDILRKVFPTNKPLQSQQTQEATTSSATTLSEAHIKEIIHNHKITLDIILGLLPKPQLLEGTSTKEQAIDAAASVSKEISGEATGSAAAAAVIKETKEKTKEVSEEVTSAIASAVIEETKEKTEASGEVSRDIAAAVVNQTKEKLKELSAEVTSAIAAAVIKETKEKMKEMDITGAIAAAVIEEAKEKMKGIVSGEVEATRIVDKIKPRLENKKTLIILQDDKDYVSADFRWEETRNALNLLGCAPGSAVIVSTKNSQKAKDFCYPPGEPITCSLVGLYHDTVLQLIKPRMNNGNDGDIAGILREILAKCHPHEFCMKIFAYALYANPNRSYEELCKLNEDLVPAKTFGTRAKNMIKFSYKDLPREHKTCLLYLAIFPQGHNIRRSTLIGRWVTEGLITKQDWATAVQHAEQCFDTLIKRGLILPHDIGAAGKVKSCMVGDQVHGFITEVAEKEHILDARLSDLWARHFSIFSGLRLRASDGIEKFVYKLPKYSPQLPLLKVLDLEGTQCYDKNHYLRDICNKILLLKYLSLRGTNVRYLPSEINNLHELEVLDIRETMVPERATRNILLLKLRRFLASRVDPNSRPNDKSPRFPVQIPFKIEKMENLEVLSSVRASGDGRELKEIRHLWQLRKLGVVIEDRNNHLERLLRAIGDLKYCLQSLSITISYSTRTKSTLSNKEMYDLLRQSPKHLESLSINGVTQSGQLLEVLAKGSDELAKVTLTGTLLEERDLMVLAVLPKLHSVRLRSNAYNGRELTFKKDVFPQLKYFLVEGSNKAVTDIKFEDGATTELEKIVLSSTNIRFLSGIDNLPKLKELELEGNQSLLSFSQDKASPEQSAESGSAEQNTKGEATQRNTQSRAPEQNSESRTPEQNTRSRAAERITESRAPEQNNESRAPEQNTGSRAGEEITESRAAEQNSESRAPERNTESRAAEGTTESRPPEQNTESGAVEQNSESGTPEQNTRSRAAERITESRAPEQNNESRAPEQNTGSRAGEEITESRAAEQNSKSRAPERNTESRAAEGTTESRPPEQNTESGAVEQNSESGSAQQNTEGRAAEQNIQSRAPEQNNESKAPEQNTGSRAAEGITESRDPEQSNERKAPEQDSQGATPKKSTEISALDQNTDTNSKFIFKTGKFQHLKYFRVESSKMINVIFENGAAPELKKIALSLTDKQHQLRGVSHLPKLKEIELKGEKFLSLFDNADKIDNADKIAKVTLCDTHLKKGDVQILAKQENLRCLELSIKSYDDEEGHLVFHKDEFPNLDLLIVECPTISRISFTEGSAPKIEKIVWSFKEMKSLFGIDNLPRLKEIECSGDQVPYQVRRDVAAHKARPVLTHKPQ, from the exons ATGGCTGAGCTCGCGTCTGGCGCCGTGAGCTCGCTGCTGGGCCTCCTCCGAAACGAGGCGCTGCTGCTGAGCCGCGTCGGGAGCGACTCGGAGTTCATCAAGGAGGAGATGGAGAGCATGCACAGCTTCCTGGAGCACCTGTCCAGGACAGTGCCTCCTGCCGGGGGCGGTGGGCACGACGAGCAGGTGCGCACATGGATGAAGCAGGTCCGGGACCTGGCCCATGACTGCAGCAACTGCATCGACCTCTACCTCCGGCGCGGTGATCCGGCGGTCTACCGTGCCAGGGCCGGCCGCTGGCGCTACCTCTGGTGGGCTTCCTGGTTGGTGCAGAGGATGGTCGCCCAGCACAACGCGGCCATTCGGCTGCGTGAGCTCAAGGAGCGGGCACGTGACGTAGGCAACCGTCGGTTGCGGTATGGCGTGGAGATCCCGCGGAAGGAGGCGGCGGCATCTTTGCCACCGTCGTCGTCTCAAGCTGCTGCCACAGAATACAAGGAGGAGGACGACTATCAGATTCAAGTGGCCGACGGTTCTGATCCCCATCAAAGGGCTCTAGAACCTCGCCTTGTAGAGGAGTACTGTGCCGAGAAGCTAGCCAACTGGCAGGAATTGCAAGCCAAAACCAACAACTGTATATCCATGGCATCCATCACCATTGTTGCGCCAGATGATACAAAGGGTGCTGGTACCGTCGCACATGACTCTTTGAGGTTTGCCGCCAACAACTTTGAGCGCACGATCTGGGTCAATCTCTCGGCATTGCACTTCCCATGGGATCTTCCTCTGTTACCCAGGGAGATCCTCTCCTACATCCTGCATGAATGTGGGCAGCAGGAAGTCACAGGCGGACAAAGCGAGGTTAATAATCCTCGGGAAGGTTACAATTACAAAGCAGGACTCGAGTTCGAAATGTGGAAGATGGTTAATAATGGAGAAATCCGCGACAAGATTGATCAAATCAGGAACAAGGTTCGAGAAGTTGGCAAGGGGGAGATTGGAGGAGTGGATAGAGGGAAGGTTGAAGAAAACAAGTGCTTAGGCATATTCCACCATGCGCTGCGGCTCGTGCTGAACACGCCGGTTCAGCCACTATCCTCAGAGGGGACTATAGAGGAAACTGCTTCATTGCTGAAAGATCATATGGAAACAGGCGAGTCCAAGACCCAGATTCATCTCGATAATAGCCAATATGAAGATATCCTGCGCAAGGTGTTCCCGACAAACAAGCCCCTGCAGTCCCAGCAGACCCAGGAAGCCACCACCAGTAGTGCTACTACACTGAGCGAGGCTCACATCAAAGAAATCATCCACAACCACAAGATTACTCTAGACATCATATTGGGGCTGCTTCCCAAGCCACAGCTACTGGAAGGCACCTCTACCAAGGAACAAGCCATTGATGCTGCTGCTTCTGTCTCCAAGGAGATATCAGGGGAGGCGACcggttctgctgctgctgctgctgttatcaAAGAAACCAAGGAGAAAACGAAGGAGGTATCAGAGGAGGTGACCAGTGCCATTGCTTCTGCTGTCATCGAAGAAACCAAGGAGAAAACGGAGGCATCAGGGGAGGTGAGCAGGGATATTGCTGCGGCTGTTGTCAATCAAACCAAGGAGAAACTCAAGGAGCTATCAGCGGAGGTGACCAGTGCTATCGCTGCTGCTGTTATCAAGGAAACCAAGGAGAAAATGAAGGAGATGGACATTACCGGTGCTATTGCTGCTGCTGTCATCGAAGAAGCAAAGGAAAAGATGAAGGGAATAGTATCAGGAGAGGTTGAGGCGACCA GGATAGTGGATAAGATTAAGCCGCGTCTGGAAAATAAGAAGACCCTGATTATCCTCCAAGATGACAAAGACTATGTTTCAGCCGATTTTCGGTGGGAGGAGACCAGAAATGCTTTGAATTTGTTAGGCTGTGCACCTGGCAGCGCAGTGATTGTGTCCACAAAGAATAGTCAAAAGGCCAAAGATTTTTGCTATCCACCAGGAGAGCCAATAACCTGTTCTCTAGTTGGACTCTACCATGATACCGTGCTCCAGCTTATAAAGCCACGGATGAATAATGGAAATGATGGCGACATCGCAGGAATTCTACGTGAAATCTTGGCCAAGTGCCATCCACATGAGTTCTGCATGAAGATCTTCGCATACGCTCTTTACGCTAATCCCAACAGGAGCTATGAAGAACTGTGCAAGTTAAATGAAGATCTGGTTCCTGCCAAGACATTTGGCACTAGAGCTAAGAATATGATCAAGTTCTCCTACAAAGATCTGCCTAGAGAACACAAGACTTGCTTGCTGTACCTAGCCATCTTTCCTCAAGGCCACAACATCAGGAGATCAACCTTAATTGGACGATGGGTCACGGAGGGGTTGATAACTAAGCAAGACTGGGCCACTGCAGTGCAGCATGCGGAGCAATGTTTTGACACCCTGATTAAACGAGGGCTTATATTGCCTCATGATATTGGTGCTGCAGGAAAGGTCAAGAGCTGCATGGTAGGTGATCAAGTGCATGGGTTTATCACCGAGGTCGCAGAAAAAGAGCACATTCTGGATGCACGCCTTTCTGATCTTTGGGCTCGCCACTTCTCCATCTTTAGTGGTCTCCGACTCCGTGCCTCTGATGGCATCGAGAAGTTTGTATACAAGCTCCCCAAATATTCACCACAACTGCCGCTCCTGAAGGTGTTAGATCTAGAAGGCACTCAATGCTATGACAAAAATCACTACCTCAGGGACATTTGCAACAAGATATTACTTCTCAAGTATCTGAGCCTAAGAGGAACAAATGTTAGATATCTACCCAGTGAAATAAACAACCTCCATGAGCTAGAGGTATTGGATATCCGGGAAACTATGGTGCCTGAGCGTGCAACAAGGAATATCCTACTGCTGAAGCTGAGGCGCTTCTTGGCTAGCCGTGTTGATCCAAATTCAAGACCCAATGATAAGTCGCCACGCTTTCCTGTCCAGATTCCTTTCAAGATTGAGAAAATGGAAAATTTGGAGGTACTATCAAGTGTCAGGGCTTCAGGGGATGGCCGTGAGTTGAAAGAGATAAGACATCTATGGCAGCTAAGGAAGCTCGGTGTGGTTATTGAAGACAGAAACAATCACCTCGAGAGGTTGCTTCGAGCCATCGGTGACCTAAAATATTGCCTTCAGTCCCTTTCAATCACTATATCCTACAGCACCAGAACTAAGAGCACTCTCTCCAACAAAGAGATGTATGATCTGTTAAGACAAAGTCCCAAGCATCTTGAGAGCCTAAGCATCAATGGAGTCACACAAAGTGGGCAGCTCCTTGAAGTGCTGGCCAAAGGTAGCGATGAACTTGCCAAGGTAACTCTGACTGGTACCTTGTTGGAAGAGCGTGATCTGATGGTCCTTGCCGTGCTTCCCAAATTACACTCTGTCAGACTCCGATCCAATGCATACAATGGGAGAGAGCTCACCTTCAAGAAGGATGTATTTCCACAACTCAAATACTTTCTTGTTGAGGGCTCCAACAAGGCTGTGACTGACATCAAGTTTGAAGATGGAGCAACTACTGAGCTCGAGAAGATTGTTTTGTCCTCCACCAACATAAGGTTTCTTAGTGGGATCGACAACCTTCCAAAATTGAAGGAGCTTGAATTGGAAGGAAACCAGTCCCTACTTTCATTTTCTCAAGACAAAGCATCTCCTGAGCAAAGCGCCGAGAGTGGATCCGCTGAGCAGAACACAAAGGGCGAAGCTACCCAGCGAAACACTCAGAGTAGGGCTCCTGAACAAAACAGCGAGAGTAGAACTCCTGAGCAAAACACTCGGAGCAGAGCTGCCGAGAGAATCACCGAAAGCAGAGCACCTGAGCAAAACAACGAGAGTAGAGCTCCTGAGCAGAACACTGGGAGCAGAGCTGGTGAGGAAATCACCGAAAGTAGAGCAGCTGAGCAAAACAGCGAGAGTAGAGCTCCTGAGCGAAACACTGAGAGCAGAGCTGCCGAGGGAACCACCGAAAGCAGACCACCTGAGCAAAACACCGAAAGCGGAGCAGTTGAGCAAAACAGCGAGAGTGGAACTCCTGAGCAAAACACTCGGAGCAGAGCTGCCGAGAGAATCACCGAAAGCAGAGCACCTGAGCAAAACAACGAGAGTAGAGCTCCTGAGCAGAACACTGGGAGCAGAGCTGGTGAGGAAATCACCGAAAGTAGAGCAGCTGAGCAAAACAGCAAGAGTAGAGCTCCTGAGCGAAACACTGAGAGCAGAGCTGCCGAGGGAACCACCGAAAGCAGACCACCTGAGCAAAACACCGAAAGCGGAGCAGTTGAGCAAAACAGCGAGAGTGGATCTGCTCAGCAGAACACAGAGGGCAGAGCTGCTGAGCAAAACATTCAGAGTAGAGCTCCTGAACAAAACAACGAGAGTAAAGCTCCTGAGCAAAACACTGGGAGTAGAGCTGCTGAGGGAATCACTGAGAGTAGAGACCCTGAGCAAAGCAACGAGCGCAAAGCTCCCGAGCAAGACAGTCAGGGTGCAACTCCGAAGAAGAGCACCGAGATTAGTGCTCTTGATCAGAACACTGACACCAATAGTAAGTTCATCTTCAAGACAGGAAAGTTCCAACATCTCAAGTATTTTCGTGTTGAGAGCTCCAAAATGATCAACGTCATCTTTGAAAATGGAGCAGCTCCTGAGCTCAAGAAGATTGCCTTGTCCTTGACCGACAAACAACACCAGCTCCGTGGGGTTAGTCACCTTCCAAAACTGAAGGAGATCGAGTTGAAGGGTGAGAAGTTCCTTTCATTATTTGACAATGCTGATAAAATTGACAACGCTGATAAAATTGCCAAGGTGACTCTTTGTGATACTCACCTGAAGAAGGGAGATGTACAAATCCTTGCCAAGCAAGAAAACCTGCGCTGCCTAGAGCTCTCAATCAAGTCTTATGATGATGAGGAAGGCCATCTAGTCTTCCACAAAGATGAGTTCCCAAATCTTGACCTTCTTATTGTTGAGTGTCCTACCATCAGCAGGATCAGCTTCACCGAGGGATCTGCTCCTAAGATTGAAAAGATTGTTTGGTCCTTCAAGGAGATGAAGTCTCTCTTTGGCATTGACAACCTTCCGAGACTGAAGGAGATTGAGTGCAGTGGTGACCAGGTCCCATATCAGGTGAGAAGAGACGTTGCAGCGCATAAAGCCCGACCTGTTCTTACACACAAGCCACAATAA